A stretch of Vibrio maritimus DNA encodes these proteins:
- a CDS encoding outer membrane protein transport protein — protein MTTSRLYKKTLLAVAVSSLTLASTQATAAGFQLNSQSATGLGRAFAGDAVIADNASVMARNAAAMTLFDTHQFSGGVNVISSSIDIKDIGGAGSPPYGVQEANANNSANSPVPNIYYIHRLNDKWALGAGIYSNFGTTNNFDDSFGNNNLAKVYGGTTEISSINYTLNVAYRINEQWSVGGGLDIVDGSGKLKRETSPGTPSPGAPVDPIGQQAVVDIDASGIGYGFNLGTVFELNENNRFGLAYHYSPAVEASGTVKFGPNISIGGTPISSQNTYDHVTLPLPSMVEFSGYHKLEDTKFAVHYSLQWIGWSVFDKIETNDNTLIKEYNWKDGYHVALGGTYYLNDAWTLRAGYMYDTAAQDQLTSISVPDSDRHWFSFGAGYHFKKHHTVDLGFTYLMGQDVSVTEVNPLAPDLTATTRANAILAGIQYSYSF, from the coding sequence ATGACTACTTCGCGTCTGTATAAAAAAACACTATTAGCAGTGGCAGTTTCGTCACTCACATTAGCCTCCACTCAAGCAACAGCAGCCGGTTTCCAGCTCAACTCTCAATCAGCAACAGGCCTAGGTCGTGCATTTGCGGGTGACGCAGTTATTGCAGATAACGCATCTGTAATGGCACGTAACGCGGCAGCGATGACACTGTTCGACACTCACCAATTTTCTGGTGGTGTAAATGTAATCAGCTCAAGCATCGACATCAAAGACATCGGTGGTGCTGGTTCTCCTCCATACGGTGTGCAAGAAGCAAACGCTAACAACTCTGCTAACTCACCTGTTCCGAACATTTACTACATCCACCGTCTAAATGACAAATGGGCATTGGGTGCAGGTATCTACTCTAACTTTGGCACCACAAACAATTTTGATGATTCTTTCGGTAATAACAACTTAGCTAAAGTTTATGGCGGTACCACTGAAATCTCGAGTATCAACTATACCCTTAATGTTGCTTATAGAATCAACGAGCAATGGAGCGTTGGTGGTGGTTTAGATATCGTTGACGGCTCTGGTAAACTAAAACGAGAAACTTCTCCAGGCACACCATCTCCAGGTGCTCCGGTTGATCCTATTGGTCAACAAGCAGTAGTTGATATTGATGCTTCTGGCATTGGCTATGGCTTTAACCTTGGTACGGTATTCGAACTAAACGAAAATAACCGATTTGGTTTGGCATACCACTACAGTCCAGCGGTAGAGGCTAGCGGCACTGTCAAATTTGGACCAAATATTTCAATTGGTGGAACGCCTATTTCGTCACAAAATACGTACGACCATGTGACACTTCCGCTCCCGAGTATGGTTGAATTCTCTGGTTACCACAAACTTGAAGACACAAAGTTCGCTGTACACTATAGTCTTCAATGGATTGGTTGGAGCGTTTTCGACAAGATCGAAACTAATGACAACACTCTAATTAAAGAATACAACTGGAAAGATGGTTACCATGTTGCACTGGGTGGTACATACTACTTAAACGATGCTTGGACGCTGCGTGCAGGTTATATGTATGACACTGCTGCACAAGATCAGCTAACGTCAATCTCTGTACCAGACTCTGATCGTCATTGGTTCTCATTTGGTGCAGGTTATCACTTCAAGAAACATCACACTGTTGACCTTGGCTTCACTTACCTAATGGGTCAGGACGTATCGGTTACGGAAGTAAACCCACTAGCGCCAGATCTAACTGCAACAACACGTGCTAACGCTATCCTAGCTGGTATCCAATACAGCTACAGCTTCTAA
- a CDS encoding DUF3379 family protein: MDELEFRRRVMSDPKARDPELLEATKNSEANAKYLEEILGLDARIEQAMKVDVPDDLADRILFNQPPENNVVKVSFSKRALSLAASVAFAFGLLVGQVNWGNVVVSDAQASLPEMAMEHFNAEKSFIESLDENPSKDQINAKLLPFAYQLGQNFPYHVFYINHCGFGDSNAMHIVFEGEKGKVTMFLTRIPTEQVENFDKDGMSGMVKPMGDASFVLVGEEGENLDKIGEKINKILNPA; the protein is encoded by the coding sequence ATGGATGAGTTAGAATTCCGTCGTCGCGTTATGTCCGATCCTAAGGCAAGAGATCCTGAGCTGTTGGAGGCGACCAAAAACAGTGAGGCTAACGCTAAATACTTAGAAGAAATTCTGGGGTTAGATGCGCGTATCGAACAGGCAATGAAAGTTGACGTGCCTGATGATCTTGCCGATCGTATTTTGTTCAACCAGCCGCCTGAGAATAATGTAGTCAAGGTAAGCTTTAGTAAAAGAGCATTATCATTGGCTGCCTCTGTGGCGTTTGCGTTTGGTTTGCTTGTTGGTCAGGTTAACTGGGGTAATGTTGTTGTGTCTGACGCACAAGCATCACTCCCAGAGATGGCCATGGAGCATTTCAACGCTGAGAAAAGCTTTATTGAATCTTTGGATGAAAATCCGTCTAAAGACCAAATCAATGCCAAGCTATTGCCGTTTGCTTACCAGTTAGGGCAAAATTTTCCGTACCACGTTTTCTACATTAATCACTGTGGATTTGGTGATTCAAATGCGATGCACATCGTGTTTGAAGGCGAGAAGGGCAAAGTCACTATGTTTTTGACAAGAATTCCAACCGAGCAAGTAGAGAACTTCGACAAGGATGGAATGTCAGGCATGGTTAAGCCAATGGGAGATGCGAGCTTTGTTCTAGTAGGTGAAGAAGGTGAAAACCTAGATAAGATCGGCGAAAAGATTAATAAGATCCTTAATCCTGCATAA
- a CDS encoding sigma-70 family RNA polymerase sigma factor → MDKQRKYEALVRAYHRDLYRYAYWLCKDKPVAEDLVQETCLRAWKSLDSLQDEKAAKSWLITILRRENARRFERKQFDLVDIDDYGNDAKVSDDPHHQQEWLQAQIMKLDVEYREPLFLQVVGGFSGEEIGNILDLNKNTVMTRLFRARNQLKEMLESEDAHRGQQNG, encoded by the coding sequence ATGGACAAACAAAGAAAGTACGAAGCACTGGTACGTGCTTATCATCGCGACCTATATCGGTACGCCTATTGGCTGTGTAAAGACAAGCCAGTGGCTGAGGATTTAGTTCAAGAAACTTGCCTTCGTGCATGGAAGTCGTTAGACAGCCTGCAAGACGAAAAGGCAGCGAAGTCGTGGCTCATCACTATCCTTCGCAGAGAAAACGCAAGACGCTTTGAGCGCAAGCAGTTTGATCTGGTGGATATCGATGACTACGGCAATGATGCCAAGGTTTCTGATGATCCGCACCACCAACAGGAATGGCTTCAAGCACAAATTATGAAACTCGATGTCGAGTATCGAGAACCACTTTTCTTACAAGTCGTAGGTGGATTTAGTGGTGAAGAGATCGGTAATATACTCGACTTAAACAAGAATACTGTTATGACTCGATTATTTAGAGCTCGAAACCAGCTTAAAGAGATGCTTGAGTCTGAGGATGCACATAGGGGGCAACAAAATGGATGA
- the fadI gene encoding acetyl-CoA C-acyltransferase FadI, whose amino-acid sequence MSSKEVGKIDLTTRNGERIAVVAGLRTPFARQSTEFSQVPAVDLGKMVVAEMMARTDIDPKLIDQVVFGQVVQMPEAPNIAREIVLGTGMNIHTDAYSVTRACATSFQAAANVCESIMAGTIDAGIAGGADSSSVLPIGVSKKLAANLLALSKTKTVGQKLNILKKLSFKDLMPVPPAVAEYSTGLSMGQTAEQMAKSHGISRLEQDELAHRSHTLASQAWKEGKVRDEVMSAFPEPYKKSLDEDNNIRHDSELSSYSKLRPAFDRQYGSVTAANSTPLTDGAAAIMLMREGRAKELGLEIKGYIRSYAFSAIGVREDMLMGPSYATPMALDRAGISLSDLTLIDMHEAFAAQALSNVKMFASEKFAKEKLGRSQAIGEIDMDKFNVLGGSLAYGHPFAATGARMITQTLNELKRRGGGLALNTACAAGGLGAAMVLEVE is encoded by the coding sequence ATGAGCAGTAAGGAAGTGGGGAAAATCGATCTCACCACTCGAAACGGTGAGCGAATTGCTGTTGTGGCGGGGCTTCGTACCCCTTTTGCCCGTCAAAGTACCGAGTTTAGTCAAGTACCAGCAGTAGATTTAGGAAAAATGGTTGTAGCCGAAATGATGGCACGCACCGACATCGATCCTAAGTTGATCGACCAAGTGGTATTTGGTCAGGTAGTGCAGATGCCTGAAGCGCCAAACATTGCTCGTGAAATCGTGCTTGGAACAGGTATGAACATCCATACTGATGCGTACAGTGTGACGCGCGCTTGTGCTACCAGCTTCCAAGCTGCGGCTAATGTGTGCGAAAGCATTATGGCTGGCACTATCGATGCGGGTATCGCTGGTGGTGCAGACTCTTCTTCAGTACTGCCTATTGGCGTCTCTAAAAAACTTGCTGCGAACCTACTTGCGCTAAGTAAAACAAAAACCGTAGGTCAAAAGCTCAACATTCTTAAAAAGTTATCGTTTAAAGATTTAATGCCAGTACCGCCAGCGGTGGCTGAGTATTCAACGGGACTGTCTATGGGACAGACCGCTGAGCAGATGGCGAAGTCTCACGGTATCAGCCGCTTAGAACAAGACGAACTGGCGCACCGCTCACACACTCTTGCGTCTCAAGCGTGGAAGGAAGGTAAAGTGCGTGACGAGGTAATGTCGGCATTTCCTGAGCCATATAAAAAGAGCTTGGATGAAGACAACAACATCCGCCATGACTCAGAACTCTCAAGCTATAGCAAGTTACGTCCAGCGTTCGATAGACAATACGGCAGTGTGACTGCTGCCAACAGTACGCCACTTACCGATGGTGCTGCTGCGATTATGCTTATGCGAGAAGGCCGCGCAAAAGAGTTGGGACTAGAAATCAAAGGCTACATCCGCTCGTACGCATTTTCAGCAATTGGTGTGCGTGAAGACATGCTGATGGGACCTTCTTATGCGACGCCGATGGCATTGGATCGCGCAGGTATCTCTCTATCCGATTTGACTCTGATTGATATGCACGAGGCGTTCGCCGCTCAAGCGCTGTCGAATGTGAAGATGTTTGCGAGTGAGAAATTCGCGAAAGAAAAACTGGGTCGCTCGCAAGCTATCGGCGAAATCGACATGGACAAGTTCAACGTGTTAGGTGGCTCGCTTGCCTACGGTCACCCATTTGCCGCAACAGGCGCGCGAATGATTACACAAACGTTGAATGAGCTGAAACGACGTGGCGGTGGGCTAGCCCTTAACACGGCATGTGCAGCAGGTGGTCTGGGTGCAGCAATGGTTCTGGAGGTAGAATAA
- the fadJ gene encoding fatty acid oxidation complex subunit alpha FadJ has product MSEQKAFHLSVDEQNIAWLGIDVPGEKMNTLQAAFAEEMSQLFAELEEKKSDLKGLIVHSLKPDNFIAGADVRMLDACTSAEEAQALAAKGQEMFQQLSDLPFPVVSAIHGPCLGGGLELALACDYRVCSDADITKLGLPEVQLGLLPGSGGTQRLPRLIGLLPSLDLILTGKQLRAKKAKKLGVVDASVPKTILLDVAKQFLEKGKKRKAKKLTKKEVLMSGTGLGRKVIFDQAAKKTNEKTRGNYPAADAILDVIRFGLEKGMTKGLENEAKRFGELVMTSESKALRSIFFATTEMKKEFGSDAPPNSVSNAVVLGGGLMGAGITHVTVSKAKVPVRIKDVSNDGIVNALGYNFKLLEKKRKRRIISKADLQAQMLQMAGGTDFTGFNKADVVVEAVFEDLGLKQQMVNDVETHAKPTTIFATNTSSIPIAQIAEKAERPENVVGLHYFSPADKMPLVEVIPHETTSEETIATMVQFARKQGKTPIVVKDQAGFYVNRILAPYMNESANVLLANEPIESLDRALLDFGFPVGPITLLDEVGVDIGAKIMPILVNELGERFQGPDVFDKLLNDGRKGRKSGKGFYTYKGKKKTVDSSVYSVLGLKPEVSMAEKEIAIRCVLPMLNEAVRCLDEGIIRSPRDGDIGAIFGIGFPPFLGGPFRYMDSLGIKKVVELMNEHAQKYGDRFAPCDGLVTRAGLDESFYK; this is encoded by the coding sequence ATGAGTGAACAAAAAGCCTTTCATCTTTCGGTTGATGAACAGAACATCGCATGGCTTGGTATTGATGTACCCGGCGAGAAAATGAATACCCTGCAAGCGGCCTTTGCAGAAGAAATGTCGCAGCTGTTTGCTGAACTAGAAGAGAAAAAATCCGACCTTAAAGGGTTAATCGTTCATTCTCTTAAGCCTGATAATTTTATTGCTGGCGCAGACGTGAGAATGTTAGATGCGTGTACTTCAGCAGAAGAGGCGCAAGCACTAGCAGCCAAAGGCCAAGAGATGTTCCAGCAGCTCTCAGATTTGCCTTTCCCTGTGGTTTCTGCGATTCACGGCCCTTGTTTAGGCGGCGGTCTAGAGCTCGCGCTAGCATGTGATTACCGTGTATGTAGTGATGCGGACATTACTAAACTAGGTCTGCCAGAAGTTCAGCTTGGTTTGCTGCCAGGCTCTGGTGGTACTCAGCGCTTGCCTAGATTGATTGGTTTGCTGCCATCACTGGATCTTATCTTAACCGGCAAACAGCTTCGCGCTAAAAAAGCCAAGAAGCTAGGTGTGGTTGATGCCAGTGTTCCTAAGACGATCCTACTTGACGTAGCGAAGCAGTTTTTGGAAAAAGGCAAAAAGCGCAAAGCTAAGAAGCTAACCAAAAAAGAAGTACTTATGTCAGGTACTGGTTTGGGGCGAAAAGTTATTTTTGACCAAGCAGCGAAAAAGACCAACGAGAAGACTCGTGGCAACTATCCGGCTGCCGATGCCATTCTAGATGTGATTCGCTTTGGTCTTGAAAAGGGCATGACAAAAGGTCTTGAGAATGAAGCCAAGCGCTTTGGTGAGCTTGTCATGACCTCAGAGTCTAAAGCTCTGCGCTCTATCTTCTTCGCTACCACAGAGATGAAGAAAGAGTTCGGTAGTGATGCTCCGCCAAACAGTGTGAGTAATGCGGTCGTGCTTGGTGGTGGCTTAATGGGAGCGGGTATTACTCACGTTACTGTGAGCAAAGCGAAAGTCCCAGTGCGCATTAAAGATGTTTCTAATGACGGTATCGTCAACGCGCTCGGTTACAACTTCAAATTGCTAGAGAAGAAGCGCAAGCGCCGCATCATCTCTAAGGCAGATTTGCAGGCTCAGATGCTTCAGATGGCAGGTGGTACTGACTTTACTGGCTTCAATAAAGCGGACGTGGTGGTCGAAGCGGTATTTGAAGATTTAGGTCTCAAGCAGCAAATGGTCAACGATGTGGAGACACACGCTAAGCCAACGACCATTTTTGCCACTAACACATCATCGATCCCAATCGCTCAAATCGCCGAAAAAGCAGAGCGACCAGAAAATGTCGTCGGCCTGCACTACTTTAGCCCTGCGGACAAGATGCCACTCGTTGAGGTCATTCCACACGAGACGACGTCCGAAGAGACCATCGCGACTATGGTGCAGTTTGCCAGAAAGCAGGGTAAGACGCCGATTGTGGTAAAAGACCAGGCTGGTTTCTACGTAAACCGTATTCTTGCACCTTACATGAATGAGTCAGCGAATGTGCTGTTGGCTAACGAGCCGATTGAGTCACTGGACAGAGCCTTGCTTGATTTCGGATTCCCGGTCGGTCCAATCACACTACTCGATGAAGTCGGTGTCGATATCGGCGCGAAGATCATGCCTATCTTGGTCAACGAGCTCGGTGAGCGATTCCAAGGTCCTGACGTGTTCGACAAGCTTCTCAACGATGGTCGTAAAGGCCGTAAGTCGGGTAAAGGTTTCTACACCTACAAGGGTAAGAAGAAGACGGTTGATAGCTCAGTCTATAGCGTGCTAGGTCTAAAACCTGAAGTCTCAATGGCAGAAAAAGAGATTGCGATTCGCTGCGTATTACCAATGCTCAACGAAGCGGTTCGCTGTTTGGATGAAGGTATTATTCGCAGTCCGAGAGACGGTGACATTGGTGCGATCTTCGGTATCGGCTTCCCACCTTTCCTAGGTGGACCATTCCGTTACATGGACTCATTGGGCATCAAGAAAGTCGTTGAGTTAATGAATGAACACGCTCAGAAATATGGTGACCGATTCGCACCATGTGACGGACTGGTTACTCGAGCGGGCCTGGACGAAAGCTTCTACAAGTAA
- a CDS encoding insulinase family protein — MHISPNDNRSYRYLTLNNELRVLLIQDEQAQKSAAALAVNVGHFDDPSDREGLAHYLEHMLFLGTEKYPKVGEFQSFISQHGGSNNAWTGTEHTCYFFDIYPNAFEKGLDRFSQFFTAPLFNEEALDKERQAVDSEYKLKLNEDGRRLYQVQKETINPAHPFSKFSVGNVETLADRNGKTIRDEILAFHRDQYSADIMTLAMIGPHELDELEQWAQEKFSDITNNQRITKSVDVPFVTEEHTKVMVRVEPVKEIRKLILSFPFPATHQHYHQKPLSYFANLLGYEGKGSLMLYLKELGWITSLSAGGGASGSNYREFSISMTLTPVGLEHVDEMIQSVFQYIELIKTHGMQEWRYLEKRAVMESAFQFQEPARQLEMVSHLVMNMQHYEADDVIYGDYKMAGFDEAMLAEYGSFFSTDNLKVTLVAKDQAYDREADWYFTPYSVTKFTEQEIAFFNQQPDNGELPFELPEKNPFINYDLSTYPLEGSEEHPQLIEDLDGFRLWHLQDSQFKVPKGVVFIAIDSPHSVASPRNIVMTRLCVEMFLDSLSEETYPAEVAGLSYDMYAHQGGVTLSISGFSKKQPQLLEMILKRFATREFNPARFESIKAQMMRGWRNSTKDRPISQLFNAMTGILQPNNPPNPVLLDALETISVDELPSFVQAILSELHIDMFVYGDWHKQGAHDIATTLKDALRIHNQKYEESLRPLVMLGRSGSFQKEVDCDQDDSAIVVYYQCEDINPRSIALYSLANHLMSATFFHEIRTKQQLGYMVGTGNMPLNRHPGIVLYVQSPKAAPADLIRSIDEFLNAVYMVLLELNDYQWHSSKKGLWNQISTPDTTLRGRAQRLWVAIGNKDTSFSQREKVLEELKSLTRADMIRFVVNELKPRTANRLIMHSQGKAHVDAAKLELGREIGSIEEFQLRPKDTDLG, encoded by the coding sequence GTGCATATAAGTCCAAATGATAATCGCTCATATCGCTACCTCACGCTAAACAATGAGTTACGCGTGCTGCTCATTCAAGATGAGCAAGCCCAAAAATCCGCGGCTGCGCTCGCCGTTAACGTTGGCCATTTCGACGATCCCTCTGATCGAGAAGGTCTTGCGCATTACCTAGAACACATGTTGTTTTTGGGCACAGAAAAATACCCAAAAGTTGGCGAGTTTCAGTCTTTTATCAGCCAACATGGTGGCAGCAATAACGCTTGGACAGGTACCGAGCACACCTGCTATTTCTTTGACATCTACCCGAATGCGTTTGAAAAAGGGCTCGATCGTTTCAGTCAGTTTTTCACTGCGCCCCTGTTTAATGAAGAAGCACTAGACAAAGAGCGCCAAGCCGTAGACTCCGAGTACAAACTCAAGCTAAATGAAGATGGTCGCAGACTCTATCAAGTACAAAAAGAGACCATCAATCCTGCGCACCCTTTTTCTAAGTTCTCGGTAGGTAATGTAGAAACCCTCGCTGACCGTAATGGTAAAACCATTCGCGACGAGATCCTCGCCTTTCACCGCGATCAGTATTCAGCCGATATTATGACATTGGCTATGATCGGACCGCATGAGCTAGATGAGCTGGAACAGTGGGCTCAGGAGAAATTCTCCGACATCACTAACAATCAACGCATTACTAAGTCGGTCGACGTCCCGTTTGTCACCGAAGAACATACCAAAGTCATGGTGCGTGTTGAGCCTGTGAAAGAGATCCGTAAGCTTATCTTGTCGTTCCCTTTCCCGGCAACGCATCAGCATTACCATCAAAAGCCGCTCTCTTATTTTGCCAACCTGCTCGGTTATGAAGGCAAAGGAAGCTTAATGCTCTACCTCAAAGAGCTTGGCTGGATTACATCCCTATCGGCAGGTGGCGGGGCGTCTGGCAGTAACTACCGCGAATTCAGTATCAGCATGACTCTAACGCCTGTTGGGCTTGAACATGTTGATGAAATGATTCAGTCAGTATTTCAGTACATAGAGCTCATTAAAACTCATGGAATGCAGGAGTGGCGTTATCTTGAGAAACGAGCAGTGATGGAATCCGCCTTCCAGTTCCAAGAGCCAGCAAGACAACTCGAGATGGTTAGTCACTTAGTGATGAACATGCAGCACTATGAAGCGGATGATGTCATCTATGGCGACTACAAAATGGCAGGCTTCGATGAAGCCATGCTTGCCGAGTACGGCAGTTTCTTTAGCACTGACAATCTAAAAGTTACCCTGGTGGCGAAAGATCAAGCGTATGATCGTGAGGCGGACTGGTACTTTACTCCTTACTCCGTCACTAAGTTTACCGAGCAAGAGATTGCGTTTTTCAACCAGCAGCCCGATAACGGCGAACTACCTTTTGAGCTGCCCGAGAAAAACCCATTCATCAACTACGACTTGTCGACCTATCCTTTAGAGGGCAGTGAAGAGCATCCGCAGCTTATCGAAGACCTCGATGGATTTAGGCTATGGCACCTTCAAGATAGCCAGTTCAAGGTACCAAAAGGCGTTGTGTTTATCGCTATCGACAGCCCACATTCCGTTGCTTCGCCTCGTAATATCGTTATGACTCGCTTGTGTGTTGAGATGTTCCTCGACTCATTGTCAGAAGAGACCTATCCGGCTGAAGTTGCGGGTCTAAGCTACGATATGTACGCCCACCAAGGTGGGGTTACCCTATCTATCTCTGGATTTAGTAAGAAGCAGCCTCAATTGCTTGAGATGATTCTCAAACGCTTTGCTACGCGTGAATTTAACCCTGCGCGCTTCGAAAGCATCAAAGCTCAGATGATGAGAGGCTGGCGAAACTCAACAAAAGATCGTCCGATTTCTCAGCTCTTTAACGCGATGACGGGCATTCTGCAGCCTAATAATCCACCAAACCCTGTGTTGCTTGATGCACTAGAAACCATATCGGTCGACGAGCTGCCCAGTTTCGTACAGGCGATTTTGTCCGAGCTACACATAGATATGTTTGTCTATGGAGATTGGCACAAACAAGGTGCGCATGATATCGCCACTACGCTTAAAGATGCCCTTCGTATTCACAATCAAAAATACGAAGAGAGTCTAAGACCTCTCGTGATGCTTGGGCGCAGCGGCAGTTTCCAGAAAGAAGTGGATTGCGACCAAGACGATTCGGCGATTGTGGTTTACTACCAGTGTGAAGACATCAACCCGAGAAGTATCGCCTTGTATTCACTCGCCAACCATTTGATGTCAGCGACCTTCTTCCACGAGATCCGCACTAAACAGCAACTCGGTTACATGGTTGGGACGGGCAACATGCCGCTCAATCGTCACCCGGGCATAGTGCTCTATGTGCAATCACCGAAAGCGGCACCTGCCGATTTGATTCGCTCCATAGATGAATTTTTAAATGCGGTGTATATGGTCTTGCTTGAACTCAACGACTATCAATGGCACAGCAGCAAAAAAGGGCTGTGGAACCAAATCTCCACCCCTGATACGACGCTGCGAGGGCGAGCTCAACGCTTATGGGTAGCAATAGGCAATAAAGACACCAGCTTTAGCCAACGTGAGAAAGTGCTTGAAGAGCTCAAATCACTAACTCGTGCCGATATGATTCGCTTCGTTGTCAACGAGCTTAAACCTCGCACGGCAAACCGACTCATTATGCACAGCCAAGGTAAAGCGCATGTGGATGCCGCTAAGCTTGAACTAGGACGCGAGATTGGCTCTATCGAAGAATTTCAGCTCCGACCAAAAGATACTGACCTAGGATAA
- the sixA gene encoding phosphohistidine phosphatase SixA: MKVFIMRHGEAVHYAPTDEQRALTSHGKENSVVVARACKQQGYGRFDKVLVSPYLRAQQTWAAISSEFSSDDVVTSDDITPYGQAEDVVEFVSAIAEVENLESILLVSHLPLVGYLTAEFVGDISAPMFPTSGMVCIEYDVERRQGEVLWHIHP; the protein is encoded by the coding sequence ATGAAAGTGTTTATAATGCGTCACGGGGAAGCGGTTCATTACGCTCCAACAGACGAACAACGAGCATTAACGTCTCACGGCAAAGAGAACTCAGTCGTGGTCGCGAGAGCTTGCAAACAGCAAGGCTATGGTCGTTTTGATAAAGTATTAGTTAGCCCTTACCTACGCGCTCAACAAACGTGGGCTGCCATTAGCAGTGAGTTTAGCAGTGATGATGTGGTCACATCCGATGACATAACGCCGTACGGACAAGCAGAAGACGTGGTGGAGTTTGTCTCTGCAATCGCTGAGGTTGAAAACCTAGAATCTATCTTACTTGTCTCTCACTTACCTTTGGTCGGCTATTTGACAGCTGAGTTTGTGGGTGACATCAGTGCGCCAATGTTCCCGACGTCGGGTATGGTCTGCATCGAATATGATGTGGAAAGAAGACAAGGCGAAGTGCTTTGGCACATTCACCCATAA
- the smrB gene encoding endonuclease SmrB, translating into MSKKDTNADDDFALFRDAVQGVKKLQQDTIVQQPNRNKKQKEQKRTNREAKDAEFYFSDEFVPHLSDEGPTRYARDDVSTYEVKRLRRGVYVPDVFLDMHGMTQQEAKRELGAMIAHCVKENIHCACVMHGIGKHILKQKAPLWLAQHPDVMAFHQAPLEFGGDGALLVLLSIPEK; encoded by the coding sequence ATGAGCAAAAAAGACACCAACGCTGATGACGATTTCGCCCTATTTAGGGATGCAGTACAAGGCGTAAAAAAGTTGCAACAGGATACCATAGTCCAGCAGCCAAACAGAAATAAGAAACAAAAAGAACAGAAAAGAACCAACCGAGAAGCCAAAGATGCAGAGTTTTACTTCTCGGACGAGTTTGTTCCGCATCTAAGCGACGAGGGGCCAACGCGCTACGCTCGCGATGACGTGTCGACTTATGAAGTGAAGCGCTTGCGCCGTGGTGTGTATGTACCGGACGTGTTTTTAGATATGCACGGGATGACGCAGCAAGAAGCGAAGCGTGAACTAGGCGCGATGATCGCGCACTGCGTAAAGGAAAACATTCACTGTGCCTGCGTCATGCACGGCATCGGCAAGCACATACTTAAGCAGAAAGCGCCGCTTTGGCTAGCGCAGCACCCAGACGTGATGGCGTTTCACCAAGCTCCGCTAGAATTCGGTGGCGATGGTGCTCTCTTAGTATTGCTATCCATTCCCGAGAAATAA
- the prmB gene encoding 50S ribosomal protein L3 N(5)-glutamine methyltransferase: MDKIFVEEAVSELHTLQDLIRWTVSRFNAAGLFYGHGTDNAWDEAVQLILPTLYLPIDVPPHVLNSRLTSSERLRVVERVIKRINDRTPTAYLTNKAWFCGLEFFVDERVLVPRSPIGELIEAQFQPWLAEEPVRIMDLCTGSGCIAIACAHAFPDAEVDAIDISTDALEVAEQNVQDHGLEQQVFPIRSDLFRDLPKEKYNLIVSNPPYVDEEDMNSLPEEFTHEPELGLAAGTDGLKLVRRILSNAPDYLTDDGILICEVGNSMVHMMEQYPHIPFTWIEFANGGHGVFMLTREQLVEHAEEFSIYKD, from the coding sequence TTGGATAAGATTTTTGTGGAAGAAGCCGTTTCTGAGCTTCACACACTTCAAGACTTGATTCGTTGGACCGTTAGTCGATTCAATGCAGCAGGTCTTTTTTACGGCCACGGCACTGATAATGCTTGGGATGAAGCGGTTCAGCTCATCCTGCCAACGCTGTACTTACCGATTGACGTGCCACCACATGTTTTAAACTCGCGCTTGACCAGCAGCGAGCGTTTGCGTGTTGTTGAGCGTGTAATTAAACGTATCAACGACCGCACCCCAACAGCTTACTTAACTAACAAAGCATGGTTCTGCGGTCTTGAGTTCTTTGTTGATGAGCGCGTGTTGGTGCCACGCTCACCAATCGGAGAGCTTATTGAAGCTCAGTTCCAACCTTGGTTGGCAGAAGAGCCAGTGCGCATCATGGACCTATGTACGGGCAGTGGCTGTATTGCGATTGCTTGCGCGCATGCCTTCCCAGACGCTGAAGTTGATGCGATTGACATTTCAACAGATGCCCTAGAAGTTGCTGAGCAGAACGTTCAAGACCACGGTCTAGAGCAGCAAGTGTTCCCTATTCGCTCTGATCTCTTCCGCGATCTGCCGAAAGAGAAATACAACCTGATTGTTTCTAATCCACCTTACGTGGACGAAGAAGACATGAACTCACTCCCAGAAGAGTTCACGCACGAGCCAGAATTGGGTCTTGCAGCAGGTACTGATGGTCTTAAGCTGGTACGTCGTATCCTCTCTAACGCTCCTGACTATCTAACAGATGACGGTATTCTTATCTGTGAAGTGGGTAACTCGATGGTGCATATGATGGAACAGTATCCGCATATCCCATTCACTTGGATTGAGTTCGCAAACGGCGGTCACGGTGTGTTTATGTTGACCCGTGAACAGCTTGTTGAGCATGCAGAAGAGTTTTCGATTTACAAAGACTAA